The genomic region GCGCAGGAGGACCTCGCACGTGTTCGGTCAGATCAAGAGGCTCTGGTGACTCAGCAGAAAAATCTACGGTTGATCGCACCCCACGATGGCGTGGTCGCCTCGCGAGACGCAGAGCCGGGCACGACGGTCGTCGCCGGCCAGGCTGTGCTGGAACTCATCGATCCCGAGAGTTTGTGGGTCAATGTGCGCTTCGACCAGGTCAGCGCAGCGGGACTGGCTAAAGAGTTACCTGCTCATATTGTTTTGCGTTCACGTAGCGGCCAAACGCTGAATGGTAGTGTGTTGCGAATCGAACTGAAAGCCGACGCGGTGACCGAGGAAATGCTCGCCAAAGTGGTCTTCGATGAACTACCTCGGCCTCTGCCGCCGCTAGGTGAGCTGGCCGAAGTTACGGTTGATCTCCCTGCCCTTCCCTACGCGCCGACCATTTCCAACGCTGCGATTCGACGGGATGGCAATAGCGTAGGCGTTTGGCAAATCGTTGACGATGAGTTGCGTTTAACTCCGGTCACCTTGGGTGTCGCGGATCTGGATGGCTCTATACAGGTACAAAAGGGAATCAAGGAAGGAGACCGAATCGTGCTTTACAGCGAACAGGCGCTGACATCGAGCAGTCGCATAGATGTGGTTGACCACATTCCAGGGGTGTCCAGATGATTAGCCTGGCCGGCCGCGACATTCTTCAAGCCTGGGGGAAATTCGTTTTTACCGGTGTGGGTCTCGGGCTGTTGATCGGCGTGACGCTCTCCATGGCCGGAATCTATCGTGGCATGATAGATGACGCCAAAGTGTTGCTGGACAACAGCAGTGCAGATCTCTGGGTAGTGCAAAAGGATACCTTGGGACCCTATGCTGAACCGTCCAGTATTTACCAGGATACCTGGCGCGGCATCCGTGGCATGACTGGTGTGGCGCGAACCGCCAATGTTACCTACCTCACTATGCAGGTGCGCCAGGGCCAGCGCGATGTGCGGGCAATGATTGCCGGAATAACGGCTGGCGAACCCGGCACGCCAGGCTGGCCCCCGTATCTGGTTGCCGGCCGTCAGATCACCCGTAGCCATTATGAAGCCGTCGCCGACATCGCAAGCGGTTTCAAGCTTGGTGATCGCCTGCAGATACGCCGCAACCAATATACGGTAGTCGGCCTGACCCGTCGCATGGTCTCCTCCGGTGGCGACCCCATGATTTTTATTCCGTTAAAAGATGCGCAAGAAGCGCAGTTTCTGAAAGACAACGACGCCATCTTGCAAAGCCGGCGTCGAACCGAGGCTAATCCGGCATTTAATAAGCCTGGCAATCCGGGCTTACTTGATGCCGTTATTCATTCGCAAACCACCAACACCTATGTCAATGCGGTTTTGGTGCAGATAAAAAACGGCTATAGCCACGAGGATGTAGCCGAATCCATCCGCCGCTGGAAACGTCTGACGGTCTACACCCGTGCACAAATGGAAGAGATCCTTGTAGGCAAGTTGATCGCCACCTCGGCAAAACAGATTGGTATGTTTCTGGTGATTCTTTCGATGGTCAGTGCGGCGATCGTGGCTTTTATTATTTACACACTGACACTCGGCAAAATCCGCGAGATCGCGGTGCTCAAACTGATCGGCACCCGAAACCGCACTATCGCCGGCATGATCCTGCAGCAGGCGATTGCGCTGGGAGTCATCGGGTTTGTAGTTGGGAAAATAGTCGCCACCCTGTTTATGGCGCCGATATTTCCCAAATATGTATTGCTCGAACCCCTTGATTCAATATTCGGGTTCATTGCGGTTATTTTGATCTGTGTATTGTCGAGCGTTATCGCCATTTATGCAGCACTAAAGGTCGATCCGGCCGAAGCGATTGGGTGACAACATGAGCGGAAAAGGCATCCGTATTGAAGGCTTAAGCAAGCGTTATGGCAAGGGCGATACTGCCGTTGATGCGTTAAAGCATGTGGACATGCAGGTTGCACCGGGAGAAGTTGTTGGCCTGGTTGGGCCTTCCGGCTCCGGCAAGAGCACCTTGCTCAAATGTCTTGGTGCAGTGATCAACCCGAGCGCCGGACGCATGACCCTGGGTGATGAAGTCATCTTTGACAATGGCTGGAAAGTCCGCGACCTGCGCGCTCTGCGACGTGACAAAATCGGTTACGTTTTTCAAGCGCCGTATCTGATTCCTTTTCTTGATGTCACTGATAACGTTGCACTGCTGCCTATGTTGAGAGGTATACCCAATGGCGAGGCGCGTGCGAAGGCGCTGGAACTACTCACAGCGCTGGACGTGCAACACCGTGCCCGGGCCATGCCATCGAAGCTTTCGGGAGGCGAACAGCAGCGGGTAGCGATCGCACGTGGGCTGGTCAACCAGCCGCCGGTGATACTGGCCGACGAACCCACTGCCGCCCTTGACAGTCCGCGCGCCATGGCAGTCATAAAGATCCTCAATGAAATGGCACGCAAGTTCGAAACTGCCATCATCGTTGTCACCCATGACGAAAAAATCATTCCTACGTTCAAACGCATTTATCACATCCGTGACGGCGTAACCCACGAGGAAGTGGGCGAAGGACGGGGGTTCGAATGACCGTCACGGCTTTGACAATTCCTTGATACTTTCTTGATCCGCTACTGACGCAGACTCCCCTATTCTGCACTCCCGTTAATGAATCGCCCGAGCGAACGCTTCGGTTGCGAATTCTCAAACTGCGAGTGCAGACATACATGCCTTCATCCCTTTCCTCCCAGAATCACTCACTGCCCGAACGGGTGTATCGGTGGTTCAGCTGGGCCGGCGCCTACGCACCAATATTGATGCTGTTTTTAGCAATACTTGTCATCGGCAGCCTATCCCGAGCGCTGCTGGTGGCATGGCAGTTCGATCGAGTGGCGGAGACATCCGTATGGCCAAGCATCTTCCTCCATGGGCTACGTGTGGATCTCATCATGGCTGGCATGGCCGTGGCACCACTGGTTTTGCTTCTGCCGATTCTCGGCCATCGTTTCAGCTGGACGGCCTGGAAGAGCTTGGCAGGCCTCTGGTCGCTGATTGTCGTTTTCGTCTTTCTGTTCATGGAGCTGTCAACGCCAACCTTCATTGCCGAGTACGATACCCGGCCCAACCGCCTGTTTATCGAATATCTGAATTATCCCAAGGAAGTGCTGAGCATGCTTTGGGAGGGTTATCTGCCTACTGTAGCCGTGGGGGTCTTTCTTTGCGTTTCATTAACCGCCCTGTTCGCCTGGCTGATGCGCCCCTGGTCACGGGAGACCAATCCAGGCAGTTACCGTAAAGCGGTTCTGGTATGGCCAATCGTTGCTCTCGCCGTGTTTATGAGCGTTCGCTCCACGACGGGCCATCGCCCGGCTAACCCGGCAATGTTTGCGCTGACTTCCGATGCCCTCGTGAACTCACTGATTATCAACTCAATCTGGTCCGTCTCGTTTGCGATCTACAATCTCAAGCATGAGGAGGGTGCGAGCGAAAGCTACGGCCAGATGGAAATGTCGGAGATACTGAATGAAGTCAGGAGCGCGCCATGGCTCAGTAACTACGAGTTCGAATCCAGCAAATATCCGACGCTGCACCACCAAACTCCGATGCAAGCAAGAGCCCGCCCATATAATCTGGTTATCATTCTTGAGGAAAGCCTGGGCGCTACCTTTGTTGAATCATTAGGTGGCACACCGGTCACACCGCGCCTGGAAGCTCTGAAGGAGTCTGGCTGGTGGTTCGAGAATCTCTATGCAACCGGTACAAGATCCGTTCGAGGCATTGAGGCTGTGGTATCAGGGTTCCTGCCCTCTCCTGCTCGCAGCGTGTTGAAACTGTCACTGTCTCAAACCGGTTTCTTTACGCTGGGTGAGCTGCTGAAACAAAAAGGCTATGACACAGGCTTTATTTACGGTGGAGAAGCGCACTTTGACAATATGCGCAGTTTTTTCACCGGCAATGGCTTTGATGGAATCGCAGATCAACAGGACTACACCAACCCCGCTTTTACCGGGAGCTGGGGTGTCAGCGATGAAGATCTGTTCGCAAAGACCCATGAAGACCTTCAGAAGCTCCATGCCTCAGGGGAACCCTTTTTCCGCCTGGTTTTCTCGTCGTCCAATCACACCCCGTTTGAATATCCTGACAACAGAATTGAGCAGTACGACGAAGAGAAAAACACCGTCAACAACGTCGTCAAATACGCAGATCACGCCTTGGGCGAGTTCATAGACACCGCGCAGAACAGCGCCTATTGGAAAGACACCGTGTTCCTTATTGTTGCGGATCATGACGCCAGGGTGTGGGGCGATGAGCTGGTTCCCGTCAAGAATTTCCAGATTCCGGGGCTTATACTCGGAGCAGATATTGAAAGCCGGCGCATTGAAACGGTTACAAGCCAGATCGACCTTGCACCAACGCTGCTTTCACTCATGGGCATTGCCAGTGAGCACCCCATGGTGGGCCGTGATCTGGTGATATTTCCGGACGAACCCGGTCGGGCTATCATGCAGTTTAACGATTACTACGCCTGGATGGATGACCGTTACAACGTGACCGTGTTACGCCCTGACCAAGAGCCTTTGGCAGGCGTCTATTCACGGGAAACCGGGAGCACCCAATATCTGGCAGAGGCCCCAGAAGCATTTACGGTGAGAAAAGCGTTGGCCCATGCACTTCTCCCTCTGAAACTGTATCGAGACCAGACCTATGGGCTACCTGATTGACATGATCGGACAAGGTTACGAACGTGAATCAGGAACTCCGTTCCCTCGTTGTCTGATTGTGCGATCTCGAGATCCCAGCCCAAGCGCTCACAAACCAAGCGAACAATCAGCAACCCAAAGGTGGTGTTGCTCAACTCGCCGGCCTTCGATGTGATGGCGCTGGGCGCTCCAACAACGCTCAGGTGCTTGGTTATTTTATCAGGAAGCCCGGACCCGAAATCTCGCACCGAAATTCTGTTCTCGATCATTCGAACCTCCACTTCAGCATGGGTGTGGCGCAGCGCATTCTGCAACAGGTTGCGCAGTAACATACGGACCAAGGCGGGATGGGTTTTTACTCTCAGCCCCGGGCTGTTGTTGTAGACGGTGATCCGTCCGGCATGATCCGGAAGCCCGTGCTCCAGGTCGTCAATGGTGTTCTGGACGATCTCTTGCAGCACAATGGTTCTGGCATCGCCTTCGGACGCTTCACTACGGGCAAGTTCGAGCAGAACCTCTGTATCGTCGCGCATGGTTTGCATGGCCCGACGGATGCGGGCGAGGGTTTTCTGGTTCGCCGCCGACAGGCTTTGGCGTTGTTCCAGTACATTCAGGGCGCCGCTCATCACGGCCAGAGGCGTACGAAGTTCATGGCTGGCCAGCTTCACAAACGACTTTTCCCGCTCGATGTGGTGTTCAAGTGCGAATAGGAATCGGTTAAACGCTTCGGCGATATCGCAAAACTCCTGATCACGGTAGTCCGTCGCGATTTGCTGCATCGACGATCCCGGTATCGTATTTATTACTTCCCGGGTGAGTTTCTTGAAGGGCCTTACCAAGTACTGGGCACCTACCCTCGCAACAAAAAAACCTACGAGGAGCATGATGCCCGCCACACCAACCAGAGCAAGCAGAACCAGGTTCTCCCGATTTTCCATGATGGTGATATCTTTGGCCAGAAAGAGCTTGCCATAAGGTACTTCCAGCCGCTCGCCGTAGATCAGGAGTGTTGTCTGCCCTACTTCGATTTCCTGGGAAAATGGCAAGGAGAGGCCCTGGAAATATTCTGGCATCACAGCGTCGGCCTCGCCTTCTGGCAGAAAAACCGCCTCCAGCTGCGCCGTTTTTATGGGTTGAAAACGCCCTTGTTGAAGTTGCTCCGTGAAATACTCGGCTTCAGCCTTCAGCTCTAAACCCAGAATGGTGTCCTCAACGTCATTAACGAACAACTCGACAATAAACATGGAGCTGGCCACGGTGGCAGCAATCAGGAAAAACAGCGTTCGGGCCAGGCGTGCGGTCAAAGATGACTTCATCGCGTCTCAGGGTTCCCTTTTGCCGGGACTTCCAAGCTGTACCCACGCCCATGGATTGTTTTTACGAGCCCGCTGCCTAGGCCCGCCTGAAGGGATTTTCGAAGTGTGTAAATATGGGTGCGAAGGCTGTTGCCTTCCGTTTCTCCATGACGGGCGCCCCATACGGCATCCGTTAACGCCTCGTGGCTGAGAAAGCTCGGATACGATCGCACCAGCAATTCAAATAGGCGGGCTGGTGTGCCGGACAAGGTTGTTTTCTGTCCGCGCAGCTCCACTTCCAGCGTACCCGGATCAAACCGAATGTCATTAGCGGACAAGACCGGTCGCTGTGGCGAATAGCGTCGATGCAGAGCTTCGATCCGTAGTTGTAACTCGCGCAGTTCAAACGGTTTCACGAGGTAATCATCCGCCCCGCAATCAAACCCTTTTTCCTTATCGCTCAGGGCACTCAGTGCCGTCATCACGATGACGGGTGTCTGACATTGCAGGTCCTGGCGGATACGTTTACAAATATCATAGCCATTGACGCCGGGTAGCATCAGGTCGAGTACGATAACGTCATAGCTTTGCGTAGCCAGCAGATGCAGCGCGGTTAACCCATCAGCGGCGAAGTCCAGTACGTAGCGATCTTCACCCAGAAACTCGAACAGATTTTCCGCAAGATCCACCTGGTCTTCGACAATCAACAATCTGAGAGGAGATTGGAGAGAAGTTTGGTTAGATGTCATTCGAGCGAACTCCGTTGGCGTCAGACACCGGTTGCTGATCGCGGAGCAATCCCTCAATGACCAACAGTTGATAGCGATTATCTTCCATAACCTTCCGAGCTGACGGGGATAAATCAGCCACTTTGTCGCTTGACCAGGTTCTGGGAACCGCAACATACAAGTGCTGAAACACGTTGGACGTTTGTAAGTTGCTCAAACCGTTCTTCGTCACTTCCCGAGCACTTCCGTTTGAATAGAATCGAGCTGAAAATGGCAGGTCATCGAGATAGATCAATGGGCTGTCGTCGGCTTCTCTGACCAGCTGATAATAGCTTACCAGTTCTTTCTCTGTTTTGAGCGGCGTCCAGCCTACGGCGGCCAGACCCACGAACACGGTCAGTAAAACAGGCACCAGCGCCACCAGCCCACCCCGCATAGGGGGTAACCAGAAAGACTTGCATTCTGACACCCAGCGACCAATCAGAATAGCGGTAAACGGCAATGACGGCAGTATATAAGTCCAGAGTGTATTGCCTGCAAGCGTGAAGAACAGCATCGGTGCCAGTGCGCTAACCAGCAAAAAAGTAACGCCGGGATTGGATATCGTCTTGCTTACGATGCCGCTTCTTTTGCCTCTGAACCACGTCAGTGCCAGGCTCAACAGCGCGAGGATGCCCCACGGAAACGAGGCCCACAACCAGAACACCCAGATCATACCTTTGGGCTGATTGTGGGCGCTGCCGTAGAGATCCCCTGCCCAACCCGGATCCAGAAACCGGCGAATATGCTCGCCAACGATAAAGTAATCCAGAAAGCCAGGGGTCTTTAACTCAGCCAGTATGTACCAGGGACACACCAACAGAGCTGTCATCAGTGTTCCTCTAATCCAGGGTAGCCGTCGCAAGTCGTTGCTCGCTTCCCGCCATGAGAAGAGTAACCATAATACGATGGGGATTCCGATCAGCACCATGGCCAATGGCCCCTTGGACAGCAGCCCGATCACCATTCCAAGAAAGAAAAGCCAGCGCCACAGGCCGCCCTCTCCCGCCATCACTAAACAAAAGCTGACCAGAGTAAGGGTGGTGCCCAAGGCGAGGAAAGCGTCTGTCATCACGGCGCCTGCGCTGATGTAAGTCAGGGCCATGGTGGCGAAAACCAAGCAACTCCATTGAGCCACCTGAACACTCCAGAGTTGGCGCGCCAGCCGCCAGATGAGCCACACCATGGCAAGCGTTGCCAGCCAGGAGGGAAAGCGCAGCGAAAATTCCGAAACCCCAAATACCTTGATGGCCGCCGCCTGCGCCCAGAACGACAAAGGCGGCTTACCCCAGAAAGGAACGCCGGGCTCAAACCAGGGCGTAATCCAGTCACCGGTTTCAGCCATCAAGCGGGCAATTTCCGCGTAACGGGGCTCGGTGGTGTCGGCAAAGGGAAACAGCGCCATGCCGATGAAGCGACTGACCATTATTGCAGCCAGTATCAGCAGCCAAACGTTAAACCGCTTTGACATGACGCGCCCCTGTCATTTTGCGATTAACCTGTTGTCCTATGCCATCCCGGCTTTCAAACACTTCCTCTGTCAGGTAGACCGGTCGCTGCTTCGACTCCATATAGGTCTTGCCAACGTACTCCCCCACAATGCCCACACTCATCAGCTGAATGCCGCCCAGGAAGCTGATGATGGCCACAAGCGAGGGATAACCACTCACCGCATCGCCCAGCATGATGGCCTTCACTACGATCCACAGTCCGAATATCGCGCCCATACTGGCGGCAATGAGCCCGATCACGGTTGCCCAGCGCAATGGCGACACAGAAAACGAGGTCAGCCCCTCCAGTGCCAGGCCCACCAGCCCGGGATAATCCCACTTCGTTTCCCCGGCCACCCGCGCTTCACGGTCGTACTGGATTATCCGCGTCGGCATGCCGATCCAGGCAAACAACCCTTTCATATAGCGGTTGCGTTCTTTCAACACCAGAAGAGCATCGACCGCTTTTCGGCTCATTAGCCGAAAGTCACCGGTATCCACCGGGATGTTCGTCCGGCTGGTTCGGTTCAGCAGCCGGTAAAAAAGATGCGCACTCCAGCGTTTGAACGCGGTTTCGCCAGCCCGTGAGCGACGCTGCATCAGGACAACGTCCACACCAGCCTGCCAGCACTCGATCATGGCCGGGATCTGTTCAGGCGGATCTTGCAGATCGGCATCCAGCACAATCACCGCATCCCCCCTGGCGTGTTCAAGCCCCGCCGTCATTGCGGCTTCCTTGCCGAAGTTCCGGCTCAGTTTGATAAGCCGAACGCCGGGCGTTCGATCGATAACACCGCGGATGTACTGGGCACTGCCATCGTCACTGCCATCATCAACCAGCACGATTTCCCAGCGCAGGTCCAGCTTGGCAAGCACGGGCAGAACCCGGTCAAAGAAAAGGGGCAGCATCGGGCGCTCGTTAAACAGCGGCACCACCAGTGATAGCAGCGGCTTATCAAACGACGGCAAAACGGGGAATTCAACGCGTTTGTTCATGGAAAACCAGCCTTTGGTAGACGATGTAATTCAGCGCAGCGACAAGACCTGTAGTCACGACTTGTGAAAGCGGCACAGGAAGTGTCAGAACGTTATTGAGCAGGAAGAAAAAGACGAGATTGCACAGCCAAGCGACTAGGCAGGAGCCGATATAGCGCCATAGCGTGAGCCTGTGAGGGCCCGCATTCCGGAACGCCAGACGCCGCTGGAGACCGTAGTTTAGTGCGGCTCCAGACACGCTTCCGCTTGCGGTCGCCAGTGTTGGCTCAAGCCCCGCATTGATCAGCGCAGCCATAACAAGCCAGTGAAACAGCGTCGCGAGGCCGCCGGCCGTTATAAACCCTTGTAGTTGGCGAGGTACGAATGCGCTCATGACAAAAACCACCACATTGACGACCGGTAAAGTCGGTCTGACATAGAGCGGGTACGATAGCCCACTCCGTGTCACGGCTTTGTGGAGGTTTTATCAGGAAAATGTCAAAAATTGAGATAATTGAAGCTTAAAAAACAAAAACAGGATAGTGATTCGTGTTATAACCGAATACTTGCTTGATGTAACGGAACGAGTGTCCTATCTTGAACTTAATGCTGTCTTTGAGGAAATCGGTGGTTATTCAGATCCTCCCTAAGCTTATGTCAAATTTGATGAATAAAATGGTTTTTAGTATGCCGATTTTTTTTATTTCTTCTAACTAAGAGGCAATCAAATTAGCCATATGTTAGTTCATCAAGCAGCCACAAGAGATGCAGTTCATCAATTATTTGATTCGGTGGATGCTATTTCGGTTCAAGGATACGATGAAGAGCGTAGAGTTACCTATTGGAATATAGGTAGCGAATTACTGTATGGCTACACCAAAGAAGAAGCTTTGGGTAGAGCAATAGAAGAACTAATTGTTCCTAATCACATGCGTGACCTTGTTATCTCTGCGCATAGAAACTGGCTCAATCAAGGTATAGAAATACCCGCATCAGAAATCACTTTATGTAATAAAAGTGGTAAAGATATAAATGTTTTTTCAAGTCATGTCTTTTTCATTGACGAAAATAATAAACACGAAATGTATTGTATTGATATCAATTTGGCTGATGTTAGACAGGCTCAAGACCAAGCAGTGTTTAAAGACAATATGCTTAAAGCTGTTTTTGAAGCGACACCTGACTTGTTTTTCTTAATGGAAGAAGATGGGACTATCATTGATTACCACGCTGGTGAAAACAATAACCTTTACGTTTCACCAAATCATTTTATCGGAAAAACTATAGCCAGCCTATTACCAGAAAGTGTCGCTAAAACGTTTAAAGCTCACATCACCAAAATAATAGATCAAGGGGCGTGTCAAGTTTTGAATATTACCTAAATATTCCTAGTGGCACGACTTATTTTGAAGCAAGGCTTAGCCACTTGCATGCGTATAAGAAAGTAGTGATCATTGTTCGAAATATTACTGAACAACATAAATCTGCCGAAATAATACGCGATCAAGCTTATTATGATACTTTAACCCTATTGACAAATCGATTTTTATCCCTCGATCGTTTATCAAAAATGCTTGAGGAAGCGAACAGAAGCACTGAGAAATATGCTGTTCTATTTTTAGACTTAGACGATTTTTAAAAGGTAAATGATTCATTAGGTCATGAAGTAGGCGACAAACTACTTGTTGAAGCTGCCAATAGATCCTGGATTCAAGTAATAAGTGCAGCACCGCTCGTATCCAAGCCTCCTGAGTATTCGCCCCAGAAAACTTCTGCCGGTGTGCGATAATCCAGCCGTTTTCGTGGTCGGTTATTCAGTCTGTTCACCGCTTGCCTGGTTGCCTTTCTGGACACCTTGGCGAAGTCAGTGCCTTTCGGAAAGTATTGCCTCAATAGGCCATTCGTATTCTCGTTGGAGCCACGCTGACTGGACCGGTAAGGGTCACAGAAATACGACGTCAGCGACAACGCTTTGCTAAATGTTTGGTGGTCCGAAAATTCAGAACCGTTGTCCAGTGTCATCGTCTGTACGGCCCCTCTGATCGGCCTTAACTCACGGATGATGACATCTGTAACTAAGTGGGCTTTCAGCTTCGGCACACAGCCTGCGAGCAGGTAGCCGGACCGTCTTTCAACCAGAGTGACCGCGCCTGAATTCTTATGCCCGTGAAGGATTGTATCTCCTTCCCAGTGGCCTATATGCAGGCGATCATCGACGGCTTTAGGGCGGCACTCAATGCCTACGCGATCCGGGATCTTGCCTAACCCCGCTCGCTTGGCAAGATGGCGCTGATAACGTCTCTGGTAAGGCAAGCGACAATACCTCCAGAGGTCGCCACCTGCTATTTTGTCCCGGTAAATCAGATTGTAAATCCACTGATGGCTGACTTGGATACTGCCAACTCGCCTCATAAAACCGGCTATCTGATCAGGACTCCATTCACTCTGAATCTGCTTGGCCACCCAACCTATCAATGAAGGCGCTCGTTTATGAGATTTGCGAGCTCCTTTGCGCCGGTGTCTGGACAAACGACTGGCTTCCATCGGCTCGTATTCAGCCAGGCTTCGATTGCGACGTAGCTCCCGACTGATGGTCGAGCTGTGGCAGTTGATCTCCCGGGCTATTTTCCGCTGGCTCCAGCCTACTCTCAAGAAGGCCGAAATCTGGTATCGTTGTGCTTGGGTCAGTTGTCGGTATCCCATGATTCTCTTCACTTTGGTCGGTAAAGCGAATGAGGGTACCGGCAAGGGCCCTCCTACCTCTACCTGTTCATCCAAAGTGCTGCACTTATTCTATGAATCCAAGATTAAAGGGCGCAGTTCGACAATCAGACACTTTAGGTCGCTTAGGTGGCGACGAGTTCATTGTATTATTGCGAGCGTTATCAGAAAGGAATAATGCGGTCGATATTTCTGAAAATTTACTTAAAATTTTTAGAGAACCTTTTCAAATAGATGGCAGAGAGCTAATTCTGACATTGAGTATTGGCATTTCTATCTATCCTGAAAACGGGAATTGCGCGTCTGATTTGTTGCGTAATGCCGATACTGCAATGTATCAAGCAAAAGCATTAGGACGTAATACATATTCATTTTTTACCAAAGAAATGAATGAGGTAATGCTGCGTCGCTTTGAAATAGAAGAACATCTTAATAGCGCGCTAGCACGTAATGAATTTGAAGTATATTATCAACCAAAATTTGATGTTAAAAATGAAAGTATTGTTGGCGCAGAAGCATTACTTCGCTGGCATAACCCGATCCTGGGTAACGTAACTCCGGATGAGTTCATTCCAATTGCTGAGCATACTGGCGTAATTGTCCACATAGGAAAGTATGTTTTTGAGCAAGCCCTTGAATTTTTAAATGAGTGGAAAAACGTTAATCAACGAGATTATACAATGGCGGTTAATCTATCGCCCCGTCAATTCAGGGATAAAGAGTTAATTAATTTTATTAAAAAGTCTCTTAGCGATACGGGTACTAAACCTGATAGGTTGGAGTTTGAAATTACCGAAGGTGTATTGATGATCGGTAACTCATACATTGATGATGCGTTAGATGAACTCAATGAGCTGGGCGTGAAATTATCAATGGATGATTTTGGAACAGGATATTCATCCTTGAGTTATCTTCGGAAATATTCCTTCGATACATTAAAAATAGATCGTAGTTTTATCAACGGTATAACTTTAAACAAGGAGGATTGTAACTTAGTAAAATCAACCATCGCAATGGCACATAGTTTGGATATGCTGGTTGTTGCTGAAGGCGTTGAAATGCGCGAACAACTTACTCTATTGGAAAAGTTAGGTTGCGACTTAGTGCAAGGGTATTATTTTAGTAGACCT from Marinobacter sp. LV10R510-11A harbors:
- a CDS encoding LTA synthase family protein, producing MPSSLSSQNHSLPERVYRWFSWAGAYAPILMLFLAILVIGSLSRALLVAWQFDRVAETSVWPSIFLHGLRVDLIMAGMAVAPLVLLLPILGHRFSWTAWKSLAGLWSLIVVFVFLFMELSTPTFIAEYDTRPNRLFIEYLNYPKEVLSMLWEGYLPTVAVGVFLCVSLTALFAWLMRPWSRETNPGSYRKAVLVWPIVALAVFMSVRSTTGHRPANPAMFALTSDALVNSLIINSIWSVSFAIYNLKHEEGASESYGQMEMSEILNEVRSAPWLSNYEFESSKYPTLHHQTPMQARARPYNLVIILEESLGATFVESLGGTPVTPRLEALKESGWWFENLYATGTRSVRGIEAVVSGFLPSPARSVLKLSLSQTGFFTLGELLKQKGYDTGFIYGGEAHFDNMRSFFTGNGFDGIADQQDYTNPAFTGSWGVSDEDLFAKTHEDLQKLHASGEPFFRLVFSSSNHTPFEYPDNRIEQYDEEKNTVNNVVKYADHALGEFIDTAQNSAYWKDTVFLIVADHDARVWGDELVPVKNFQIPGLILGADIESRRIETVTSQIDLAPTLLSLMGIASEHPMVGRDLVIFPDEPGRAIMQFNDYYAWMDDRYNVTVLRPDQEPLAGVYSRETGSTQYLAEAPEAFTVRKALAHALLPLKLYRDQTYGLPD
- a CDS encoding response regulator transcription factor, with translation MTSNQTSLQSPLRLLIVEDQVDLAENLFEFLGEDRYVLDFAADGLTALHLLATQSYDVIVLDLMLPGVNGYDICKRIRQDLQCQTPVIVMTALSALSDKEKGFDCGADDYLVKPFELRELQLRIEALHRRYSPQRPVLSANDIRFDPGTLEVELRGQKTTLSGTPARLFELLVRSYPSFLSHEALTDAVWGARHGETEGNSLRTHIYTLRKSLQAGLGSGLVKTIHGRGYSLEVPAKGNPETR
- a CDS encoding ABC transporter permease, with the translated sequence MISLAGRDILQAWGKFVFTGVGLGLLIGVTLSMAGIYRGMIDDAKVLLDNSSADLWVVQKDTLGPYAEPSSIYQDTWRGIRGMTGVARTANVTYLTMQVRQGQRDVRAMIAGITAGEPGTPGWPPYLVAGRQITRSHYEAVADIASGFKLGDRLQIRRNQYTVVGLTRRMVSSGGDPMIFIPLKDAQEAQFLKDNDAILQSRRRTEANPAFNKPGNPGLLDAVIHSQTTNTYVNAVLVQIKNGYSHEDVAESIRRWKRLTVYTRAQMEEILVGKLIATSAKQIGMFLVILSMVSAAIVAFIIYTLTLGKIREIAVLKLIGTRNRTIAGMILQQAIALGVIGFVVGKIVATLFMAPIFPKYVLLEPLDSIFGFIAVILICVLSSVIAIYAALKVDPAEAIG
- a CDS encoding efflux RND transporter periplasmic adaptor subunit; translation: MKYLPLQGRTLALLAVIVPLLVLFVYVGLRSGPLAPVAVTVVTVESRALTPALFGIGTVEARYTYKIGPTFAGRVKRLEVHVGDQVKAGQVLGEMDPVDLDDKLRSQEAAFRRAQAALREAEARQTFAQTQAGRYRKLFAAGSTSNEALNTKQQELDVAAAGLSAAQEDLARVRSDQEALVTQQKNLRLIAPHDGVVASRDAEPGTTVVAGQAVLELIDPESLWVNVRFDQVSAAGLAKELPAHIVLRSRSGQTLNGSVLRIELKADAVTEEMLAKVVFDELPRPLPPLGELAEVTVDLPALPYAPTISNAAIRRDGNSVGVWQIVDDELRLTPVTLGVADLDGSIQVQKGIKEGDRIVLYSEQALTSSSRIDVVDHIPGVSR
- a CDS encoding sensor histidine kinase produces the protein MKSSLTARLARTLFFLIAATVASSMFIVELFVNDVEDTILGLELKAEAEYFTEQLQQGRFQPIKTAQLEAVFLPEGEADAVMPEYFQGLSLPFSQEIEVGQTTLLIYGERLEVPYGKLFLAKDITIMENRENLVLLALVGVAGIMLLVGFFVARVGAQYLVRPFKKLTREVINTIPGSSMQQIATDYRDQEFCDIAEAFNRFLFALEHHIEREKSFVKLASHELRTPLAVMSGALNVLEQRQSLSAANQKTLARIRRAMQTMRDDTEVLLELARSEASEGDARTIVLQEIVQNTIDDLEHGLPDHAGRITVYNNSPGLRVKTHPALVRMLLRNLLQNALRHTHAEVEVRMIENRISVRDFGSGLPDKITKHLSVVGAPSAITSKAGELSNTTFGLLIVRLVCERLGWDLEIAQSDNEGTEFLIHVRNLVRSCQSGSP
- a CDS encoding ABC transporter ATP-binding protein, which encodes MSGKGIRIEGLSKRYGKGDTAVDALKHVDMQVAPGEVVGLVGPSGSGKSTLLKCLGAVINPSAGRMTLGDEVIFDNGWKVRDLRALRRDKIGYVFQAPYLIPFLDVTDNVALLPMLRGIPNGEARAKALELLTALDVQHRARAMPSKLSGGEQQRVAIARGLVNQPPVILADEPTAALDSPRAMAVIKILNEMARKFETAIIVVTHDEKIIPTFKRIYHIRDGVTHEEVGEGRGFE